In Desulfobacteraceae bacterium, the following are encoded in one genomic region:
- a CDS encoding alkaline phosphatase encodes MLLAVTLMFWAATACANQPKYVFFFLGDGMASSQIQATEAYLTTINGGSAMAAADLLNPKNRLNMS; translated from the coding sequence ATGCTGTTGGCCGTCACGCTGATGTTCTGGGCGGCCACGGCTTGCGCGAATCAACCGAAATACGTCTTTTTCTTCCTCGGCGACGGCATGGCCAGTTCGCAGATCCAGGCCACCGAGGCCTACCTGACGACCATCAACGGCGGATCGGCGATGGCGGCGGCGGATCTCTTAAATCCGAAAAACCGTCTCAACATGAGCA